In Vibrio bathopelagicus, one DNA window encodes the following:
- a CDS encoding AraC family transcriptional regulator: protein MNTPAFDRISRVLAYIHANLSSALSLEDISKQSCWSRWQLQRVFQAETGLTVANYVRELKLSQAAEELLDGRERVIDVALGLGFNSEISFSRSFKQMFGASPSQYRKAGKRVGLRKPIQVSDTASAEEKGALSFVEVRIDERESFLVKGMTSEISGLFSLTQDFAQKVPQLWSRLEHEVTLPDDNALQFIGVVDLTQSCFDGTNIHYWAGVELHDGISIPQLPSLISEKLEVLTIPKQTYAVVKHCGSIENLRHTLSWFVLNWLPSSGYRGVDGYELEVYPFGYQAHASDAEMEYWVPIIKS from the coding sequence ATGAACACACCTGCATTTGATCGTATCAGCCGCGTTCTGGCTTATATCCATGCGAATCTTAGCTCTGCGTTATCTCTAGAAGATATTTCGAAACAGAGTTGTTGGTCTCGTTGGCAACTGCAAAGAGTGTTTCAAGCCGAAACAGGGCTTACTGTGGCTAACTATGTGAGAGAGCTAAAGCTGAGCCAGGCTGCCGAAGAACTACTTGATGGAAGAGAGCGGGTCATTGATGTTGCACTTGGACTTGGATTCAACTCAGAAATTAGTTTTAGTCGTTCTTTTAAGCAAATGTTTGGGGCAAGCCCAAGTCAATATAGAAAAGCAGGCAAAAGAGTAGGTCTAAGAAAACCGATACAAGTGTCTGACACGGCGAGTGCGGAAGAAAAAGGCGCTCTGAGTTTTGTTGAGGTTCGCATTGACGAAAGAGAGTCTTTCCTTGTTAAAGGTATGACATCAGAAATCAGTGGTTTGTTTTCACTGACACAAGACTTCGCACAAAAAGTCCCTCAGCTTTGGTCGCGCTTGGAACATGAAGTGACCCTGCCGGACGATAATGCACTGCAATTCATTGGTGTTGTCGACCTTACTCAGTCTTGTTTTGATGGTACTAATATTCATTACTGGGCAGGAGTAGAGCTTCATGACGGAATTTCAATCCCGCAACTACCAAGTCTTATTTCTGAAAAGTTAGAAGTGCTGACCATTCCTAAGCAAACCTATGCCGTGGTGAAGCACTGTGGGTCGATTGAGAACTTGCGACATACCTTGAGCTGGTTTGTGCTTAACTGGCTGCCGAGTTCTGGTTATCGTGGTGTCGATGGTTATGAGCTCGAAGTGTACCCATTTGGCTATCAAGCCCATGCATCAGATGCTGAAATGGAGTACTGGGTTCCTATTATTAAATCGTAA
- a CDS encoding TonB-dependent siderophore receptor: MTTHTRFKYSSLAVALLTAFSAQALAEETVTAADSNIETVTIMGKAYRNTATKSALEPEETPQGITVIDEEQLEQRGVKSLNQALRYAPGVVTEQKGASVTMYDTFSIRGFSNNQSYYDGLVLPFLTGWNLQPQIDPIAIQQVEVFKGPTSVLYGSMPPGGMVNMIAKTPQEDASTKVGVSTGSRNLMEASIDTTGQLGDSDFSYRLVALARKQDSQVDNAEEERYVIAPSLDWQVSDRTLINFNLYYQNDPSMGTNSAMPLEVLKASDPSVSMGDKNWSTFEREVLMLGYKINHQINDNWTFLQNARYTDASLYQENTYHTATNFNPATGSLIRNAYSTDEESQSFVIDNQVSGRVEISGLEHNLLFGVDYLKLTGDSLYKEFTANAGFYGFDAYNPNNDLLDKSQLQENYRESHDITTEQLGLYFQDQVRYDALVLLAGGRYDMFKASDDKNSSYPTYDGKEEADHNQFSYRVGALYELDNGISPFVSYATSFEPAAGTDINGNSLKPQLGEQVELGIKYLSPDMSQQVTASYFHITKKDSIAADPSDPTYRSKIQLGEVRSQGMELEGRWFVTEDWDVNASYTYVDMEVTEDANPDLEGTTPIYVPTHAANLWSNYYVYGGALSGTRFSAGARYMGEMEMDATNTQGKVPSYTVVDLSVGYDLGEASDTLSGATANLLVNNLFNEEYYTCYDQSNCWFGAEQSVELSVNYEF, from the coding sequence ATGACCACTCACACTCGTTTTAAGTATTCATCACTTGCAGTAGCGTTGCTCACTGCGTTTTCAGCGCAAGCGTTGGCGGAAGAAACCGTTACAGCGGCAGACTCGAATATTGAGACTGTCACTATTATGGGTAAAGCCTATCGTAATACAGCGACTAAGTCGGCACTTGAGCCAGAAGAGACGCCTCAAGGTATTACGGTTATTGATGAAGAACAGTTAGAGCAACGAGGTGTGAAGTCCCTCAACCAAGCGCTTAGATACGCGCCAGGTGTTGTAACCGAGCAGAAGGGCGCTTCAGTAACGATGTACGATACGTTCTCAATTCGTGGTTTTAGTAATAACCAAAGCTACTACGATGGTTTAGTACTTCCGTTCCTGACTGGTTGGAACCTACAACCTCAAATAGACCCTATTGCGATTCAACAAGTTGAAGTATTTAAAGGCCCTACGTCTGTACTGTATGGTTCGATGCCACCGGGTGGTATGGTCAATATGATTGCGAAGACACCGCAAGAAGATGCGTCTACAAAAGTAGGAGTATCTACAGGTTCAAGAAACCTTATGGAAGCTTCAATTGATACAACAGGTCAATTGGGTGATAGTGACTTTTCTTACCGCTTGGTAGCACTTGCTCGTAAACAAGACAGCCAAGTCGATAACGCTGAAGAAGAACGCTACGTAATCGCTCCTTCACTAGATTGGCAGGTATCTGATAGAACACTTATTAACTTCAATCTTTACTATCAGAACGATCCATCAATGGGTACCAATTCCGCAATGCCGCTTGAAGTTCTGAAGGCAAGTGATCCATCGGTATCTATGGGTGACAAGAACTGGAGTACCTTTGAACGAGAAGTATTGATGTTAGGTTATAAGATCAATCATCAAATCAACGATAATTGGACTTTCCTTCAGAACGCACGCTACACCGACGCTTCTTTGTATCAGGAAAACACTTACCATACCGCGACTAATTTCAACCCTGCGACAGGCAGTTTAATTCGAAATGCTTACAGTACGGATGAAGAGTCTCAAAGCTTTGTTATCGATAACCAAGTTTCTGGTCGCGTGGAAATTAGTGGATTAGAACACAATTTATTATTCGGTGTTGACTACCTAAAGCTAACCGGTGATTCGCTGTACAAAGAGTTCACTGCGAATGCGGGTTTCTACGGGTTTGATGCTTACAATCCGAACAATGACCTTTTGGATAAGAGTCAGCTTCAAGAGAACTACCGTGAATCTCACGATATTACGACGGAGCAGCTAGGGTTATACTTCCAAGACCAAGTTCGCTACGACGCCCTTGTTCTACTTGCTGGTGGTCGTTATGACATGTTCAAGGCGAGCGATGATAAAAATAGCTCTTACCCAACTTATGATGGAAAAGAAGAAGCCGATCATAACCAGTTCTCTTACCGTGTTGGTGCCTTGTATGAGCTAGATAATGGTATTTCTCCGTTTGTAAGTTACGCGACGAGCTTTGAGCCGGCTGCAGGTACTGATATTAATGGTAACTCTTTAAAACCTCAGCTAGGTGAGCAGGTTGAGCTAGGTATTAAATACCTGTCTCCAGATATGTCACAACAGGTTACAGCTTCTTATTTCCATATTACTAAGAAAGACTCAATTGCTGCTGATCCATCAGATCCTACATACCGTTCTAAGATTCAGTTAGGTGAGGTGCGCTCGCAAGGTATGGAGCTTGAAGGCAGATGGTTTGTAACGGAAGATTGGGATGTTAATGCGAGCTACACCTACGTTGACATGGAGGTGACGGAAGATGCAAACCCAGACCTAGAAGGTACTACACCAATCTACGTACCGACACATGCCGCTAACCTATGGAGCAATTACTATGTCTATGGTGGTGCTTTATCAGGAACTCGCTTCAGCGCAGGTGCTCGTTACATGGGTGAAATGGAGATGGACGCAACGAATACTCAAGGCAAAGTGCCGTCTTACACGGTCGTCGATCTTTCAGTCGGTTATGACTTAGGTGAGGCAAGCGACACACTATCTGGTGCAACCGCTAACTTGTTAGTGAACAACCTATTCAATGAAGAGTACTACACCTGTTACGACCAATCGAACTGCTGGTTCGGTGCTGAGCAGTCTGTAGAGCTAAGCGTAAATTATGAATTCTAA